From Ancylobacter pratisalsi, one genomic window encodes:
- a CDS encoding AraC family transcriptional regulator, with protein sequence MDALLDNVRRHADAHADRFGAAQTPIPGLTLIRATAPSPLQVMVYRPLVAMILQGRKRVTIAGDTIEFGPGESLLVSADVPTVSQIVQASPAHPYYSLVLELDPAILRDLSMEMAGVSADSAGAAQVAPTDADVADAAARLMRLVERPTALPVLRDPSLREMHYWLLAGRHGAAIRALGITDSHAQRIARAVAVIRRDFAEPLRVEELAEVSGMSLSSFHQHFRAITTLSPLQFQKQLRLIEARRMMLAEGADIRSAAWAVGYESVPQFTREYGRLFGTPPARDIRQARLCA encoded by the coding sequence ATGGATGCTCTCCTCGATAATGTGCGCCGCCATGCCGACGCACATGCTGACCGGTTCGGCGCGGCCCAGACGCCGATACCGGGCCTCACCCTCATCCGCGCCACCGCCCCAAGTCCCTTGCAGGTCATGGTCTACCGTCCCCTGGTGGCGATGATTCTCCAGGGCAGGAAGCGCGTGACCATCGCGGGAGACACCATCGAATTCGGCCCCGGTGAATCGCTGCTGGTTTCAGCGGATGTGCCGACGGTCAGCCAGATCGTTCAGGCCAGCCCCGCGCACCCCTATTATTCGCTGGTTCTGGAACTCGACCCCGCCATCCTGCGCGATCTGTCGATGGAGATGGCCGGCGTATCGGCGGACAGCGCCGGCGCGGCGCAGGTCGCACCGACGGATGCGGATGTGGCCGATGCCGCGGCGCGCCTGATGCGGCTGGTCGAGCGCCCAACGGCGCTGCCGGTTCTGCGCGATCCCTCGCTGCGCGAGATGCATTACTGGCTGCTGGCCGGCCGACATGGCGCCGCGATCCGCGCCCTCGGCATCACCGACAGCCACGCCCAGCGCATCGCCCGCGCCGTCGCGGTCATTCGGCGGGACTTCGCTGAACCGCTCCGGGTCGAGGAACTGGCGGAGGTTTCAGGCATGAGCCTGTCGTCCTTCCACCAGCATTTTCGCGCCATCACGACGCTGTCGCCGCTCCAGTTCCAGAAGCAGCTGCGCCTGATCGAAGCACGGCGGATGATGCTGGCCGAAGGGGCCGACATCCGTTCTGCGGCCTGGGCGGTCGGGTATGAAAGCGTGCCGCAGTTCACCCGCGAATATGGCCGGCTTTTCGGAACGCCTCCCGCACGCGACATAAGGCAGGCGCGGCTTTGCGCCTGA